In the Calditrichota bacterium genome, GCAAAATTCCGCTCAATGTAATACAACAAAGACAACATCTCGTGCGCCTTGACATTTTTCGGATTGAGACGCACCGCTACTTGCAAATTTTCTTTGGCGTCGTCATATTTTTTCTTCTGATAAAGCGCAATTGCATTTTTTGTCAATTGATCCGATTTTTTTATCTGCTTCGGAGTTTGGGCAACCGCCGCTACCGCAGCAATGAAAACAAAAATTGCCATCACCAAGGTCAATGTTTTAATTCTTGCCATGATTTCCTCCCGAGGTTAATTCCGTGCTTCGGCTTATTTTTATTAAAAATTAAAGCGCCTATCGCAAAAATAGCTTCAGCACTTCCGCAATTAATTTGGGCTTTTTCAGCAGAGCTATTTTAAAAATAGTAACTATCGTGTGCTTTTCTTTCGGTTTTTTCACCACGGCAGCCGCTGTTTTGTTCAAATCGTCGTCGGTCAATTTGAACAGCGGGTCTTTCAAACGATACGCCCGCTTGTGATCTGTGCCGCCTTCTTTTTCCCACAATTTTTGGTAGCGTGACAGAATTTTTTCGCTCCAATCGCCGGATTTAATCGCCTCCACCGCTACTTCTCCGGCGATTTTTGCCGCCAACATGCCGGAATAAATTCCCCCGCCCGTGATGGGAAACGCCTGACGCGCCGCATCGCCGACAAGCATAATACCGTCACCGACCATTTTTTTCATCAGGGGAGCGCAAGGCACGCCGCCGGCGACGGTCGTCAGCACAGCGCCTTCGGGAAAATGTTCTTTGACAAATTTTTTGAGATATTCAATGGGCGGTTTGTCCTTCGCTTCCACGCCGGAAATGCCCAGTCCGACGTTGGCGGTATTTTCGTTTTTGGGAAAAACCCACAAATAACCGCCCGGCGCAATGTCGCTGCCGAAATAAAAATCACAGTAATTTTTCTCCAGCGGAATATTCGTGATCGTCATCTGCGCACAGGTCTCGATGTCCTGCAAACTCAAATGCGTCTTCAATCCTGCCCAGCGACCCACACGCGATTCCACGCCGTCAGCGCCGATGACAATTTTCGCGCGCACTGAATATTCTTCGTCCAAATAGCGAAATTTCACGCCGCTGACAAATCCGTTTTCTTTGATTAAATCAAAAACATAAGCTTTGGTCAAAATTTCGACGCCCTGTTCCGCTGCCATGCGCGCCAGATCGTAATCAAATTTTTTTCTGTCCAAAATAAAGCCAATTTCGTCGTGCTGCACATTTATCCGCGTTCCGTCCGGTGCAATGATTCTCACGCCTTCGATGCGATTAGCGATCCATTCCGGGCGAAGCTTCACAATTCTGTTCATTCCGATTTCGCCCACTGCCTCTGCGCAGCGAACCGGAATGCCCACTTCGCGGTCTTTTTCCAGCATCAAAACCGAGGCGCCATTTCGGGCGGCAACTCGCGCCGCCGTGGAACCGGCAGGGCCAGCGCCAACGACAACAATATCGTACATTTCCTTCATTCTGTTCCCTCCAGTGCGCGCAACGGACACACAATAACGCACTTCATGCAATCAATGCATTTGTCCTGATCGACAAGTAGCATCGCCTCCAGCAATTCAATGGCGTCCACAGGGCAAACAGAAACGCACGTTCCGCAAAAATCGCACAAATCCAACTTCACCTGAACCATTTCAATCTCCTGAAATTACGCTGCAAATTTTGGATATTCCAGATCAAATCTTTTTCGGTAGTACCATTTGGAAAAATAAAAATTAGCCGCCAACGCCAGAAAATACACCGGAAAAACGACACACACCGCAAGCGATGCAAAAAGGACAGTAAATTTAATGGCGCGGGCAATGGAAACTTCATCATTTTTTATCGCTGCTGCCAAAAACAACGGCATGGCTGCCAGAGACGGAAAAAATAAAATCCATTCTTTCTGCCAGAGAGAAGCGCCGGCGCAACCAAGTTCCGCAATCAACGCCCAAAACGTCGTCTTTTTTACACCATATTTTGCGCCGAAGGTTATTTTTCCCACTTCCATGTCGCCGGGGATGTCAGGAATCGTCGTCAACAAAAACACGGCGACGATGGCAATGGCATAAGGCAGCCCCTGAAAGGCAAATTCCCAATTAAAATTCCCGGACGACAGCCAGCCGCTGACGAAAATTGACCACCCTCCCCCAAAATTTGTCACTAATCCCAGCAGCGGCCTGTCTTTCCAGCTAAACGGTTTTACGCTGTACAAATAGCCGGTAAAAAAAGCAACAACAATGAAAATAACGCCCAATCGAATCTCTGAAAGAGAAGCCAGAAAAATCGTCGTGACAATGAGCAAAGTCGCCTGCTTGATTGCGGCAGATCGGCTGATGATACCTTTTGCAATGAAAAAAAGTTTATCATTTTTCGCGTCAGTCGCCTCGTCAACAATCTGATTGACGATGAAAACCGCTCCCATGAGCAAAGTCAACAGAATTACGGCGAAAAACGGTGAGCGCGCAGAGGCACCGCCGGGGTGAGTGCGTTCCGCCGCGTAATATCCCGCTAAAAAAAACGTCCACAAAGGGAAAAATAGTGTGGGCCTCATGATAAAAAAATAATCCAAATACCGCAAAAATTTATTTTCTTTGGGATCAGTCATCCATGATTCCGTTTTCGAGTTGACCTTTTTTCGCAAACCTGTCCGGCGCAATCGGATACGCGCCGGTGAAACAAGCGGTACAGTAGCCGCAGTTTTGACAGGGCACGGCTTCCAGCAACCCCTCGATGGACAAATAGTGCAACGAGTCTGCCTCTAAATATTCCCGAATTTCTTCGATAGACTTCGTCGATGCGATGAGTTCCTCTTTTGTGGGAAAATCCATTCCGTAGTAGCAGGGATACAAAATCGGCGGCGAACTCACGCGGATATGAATTTCTTTGGCGCCGGCATTTCTCACCATGCGTACCAGATGGCGCAGCGTGGTGCCGCGAACAATCGAATCTTCCACAATCACAATTCTTTTATTTTTGAGCACACCTTTCACCGGATTAAATTTGATGCGCACATTAAAATCCCGCATCGACTGCACCGGGTGAATGAAAGTCCTGCCGATGTAGTGATTTCGAATCAGACCAATTTCAAACCTGACTCCCGTTTCCTGCGCATAGCCGAGTGCAGCCGTGTTACTGGAATCAGGAACAGAAATAATGCGATCCGCCTCCACAGGCGCTTCGCGAGCTAAAGTTTTGCCCAATTTCCGGCGAGCCTTGTCCACCTTTTCCCCAAAAATTCGACTGTCGGGTCTGGAAAAGTAAATGTATTCAAAAATGCAGGCCTTGTTTTCAACTTTGCGACCGAGATGGTGGGGAGTCATTCCGTTTTTGTCAAAGACAACCATCTCGCCGGGTTCGATTTCCCGCAGATATTCTGCGTCAACAATATCCAGGGCGCAGGATTCAGAGGCCACAAAATAAGCATCCCCTTTTTTGCCAATGCACAGCGGCCGGAATCCCCAGGGATCACGAACGGCAATCATCATTTCTTGCGTTAAAATCGCCAGAGAAAAAGCTCCTTCGATTCTGTCCAGAGAATCGATGAATTTCTCCACTTTCGTTGTTTTTTTTGATCGCGCGGTTAAATGCAAGACAATTTCCGTGTCCGTGGTCGTCTGAAAAATGGCGCCCTGTTCTTCCAATTCTTCACGCAATGCGTGGGAGTTGACAAAATTTCCGTTGTGAGAAATCGCCATAGGGCCAAATTTTGAACTGACAACTAACGGCTGAGCGTTCACTAATTTCGTCGACCCTGTTGTGGAATAGCGATTATGGCCGATGGCGATATTGCCTTTTAATTTTTTCAGATTACTTACATCGGAAAACACATCAGCAACCAGCCCCAGGTTGATGTGTTTGTAAAATGTCCCGTTGTCGTTGGAAACAATGCCGGAACTTTCCTGTCCGCGATGCTGCAATGCGTACAAGCCCAAATATGTTAAATTGGCGGCTTTGGGATGATTGTAAACGCCCATTACCGCGCATTTTTCCCGAAGTTTGTCGTCAAAAACTTGCTTCATTCTTTTTCGATCCAGACCATTTCAGATTAATTGCCGTCGAAACAAATCAGCCAACTATAACTGCTTAGTCAGATTTACAATATTTCTGTCATTCAAGCTACCGGACATCCCCCTTCTAAAGAGGGAGTTTTCTGGTTCTCCCCTTTGAAAGGGGGCAAAGGGGGATGTTTAAACCGAATCTGACTAAACAGGACTATTCAATCAAAATAAATTTTCACAAAAAAAATGAAGGCAGGAACCGGTCAAAAAAACGCAACTTACAACAACAAATGCATCCCCCATGTCCGGTTCCCACCGTTGCTATTTTTCAAAAATTAGCTGGACAAACTATTCGAACGCCATGTCAGTTTTCCAGACTTCCCAGACCTTACCCACTAAATCGGGGCCGGGTTTTAGAGTAATTTTCCCCGGCTTCCAACCGGAAGGAGTCGCCTCGGCGCCCTTGCTCTTTCTGACTAATTGGAAAGCCTGAATTTGTCTGAGCGTTTCATTTACATTTCTGCCTACGGGGGGAGTCAATACTTCGTATCCTTGAATAACGCCATCCGGGTCAATAAGAAAACGGCCTCTGGTTTCTACGCCAGCAGCATCGTCGTAAACGCCGTAAATCGTGCCTACTTTTCCGCCGGTGTCCGACATCATGGGAAACGGAATTCCACCACCCACCATTTTTGATAATTCGTAATCATTCCACATTTTGTGGACGAAAACGCTGTCGATACTCATCGACAAAACTTCTACGCCCAATTTTTGAAATTCAGAAAATTTTTCAGCAACTGCTGAAACTTCCGTTGCTCAGACGAATGTGAAATCGCCGGGATAAAAACACAATACAACCCATTTTCCCAGGTAATCTGACAACTTAATATTGACAAACTTGCCCTTGAAATACGCCGGGGCGGTAAAATCCGGCGCCTTCTGTCCCACTTTAATCATTCTTTGCACCTCCGTAATTGATTTTTCTTCTTGTTCCGGATTTTTTTCTGCCGCTTCACCGACAGGGCCTCCTGTTGGTCGAGCACAACCAACCTTGATTTCTTCTTCCATAGGCAACCCTCCTCAATTTAAATCTAAAAAGCAATAAAAAAAGGGGTTATTCTTTCATTAACAAAATTCCCAACCCTGTGCCCAAACAATCTGCGACAAGGTCTTTCCAGCTAAAATCGTTCCGCGGCTGCATTCCGTCTCTGATCTCTTTCAAAATCCCCAGTGAAAGCGAAAAACCCACGCCCACGCTTCGAGAGCGCATTTCCGACTTTCCGCTCATTTCGCGCGAATAATAGTAGCCAGCCGATGCCAGAAAGGCGCTTGTCAAAAAATGATGCGCCTTGTCCCGGCTGAACCAGGAATCTTCGACGGTAAAAGTAATTGGCTTTAATTTTAAAATAGAAACCGATGTGTCCGCCGGCGTTTTTTCACTCGCCATGCCGTCAAGAGCAAAAACGGACAGCAACAAAAATAATGTCAAGACCTTTTTCACAAGCCCAATTCTCCGTCAATATTTTGCATCGATTTTAAGGCAATGTCCAAAAATTCTTCCAAAGACAGTCCCATTTCTGAACACGCCTGAATTTGTTCCCGATTGGCGCCGGCGGCAAATCGTTTCTCTTTGAAGCGGCGCATGATAAACGGCACGTCCACAGACTTAAGTTTTTTATCCGGGTGCATGAGCGCCGCCGCGACAATCAGCCCGGTCACCGGATCTGCCGCGTAAATCGCTTTGCAAATTAATTTCTCCCGCGGCGCTTTATCATTGTGCGCTTTGATGGATTCAATGATTTCCGGATCAAGTTCGTAGGGAGCGAGCAACTCCTCAGTGATCAAAGTATGCCGGTCAGGATCGTGCTGCGTTTCCTCATAATCCAAATCGTGCAGCAAGCCGGCAAGTCCCCATTTTTCCTCGTCTTCGCCGAAATGTGCCGCCAGTCCGCGCATCACTGCTTCCACTGCCAAAACATGCTTGAAGAGATTTTTATTTTTAAAACGTGATTTCGCCAGAGCATAAGCTGCTTCTCTGTCCATCATCTTCCCTCTAATTTTATCTTTGAAATCTGTTAATTCGCTCTTTGCTTTGGAAAAACTGATAAAACTGCCAGACCAAAAACCCGATGGCGACAAAATAGACTAAAAGCCCAAACCAAAAATTAGTACTGTTGAGACGTGAGCCGCTGATGTTAATCGAATAAATTCTCTGAAACAGCATCAGCAAAAATAGTTCAGTTACAATTCCCACTTTCAAGCCAAACGAAGAAATGATTTTCACTGTCAGAGGTTTATTTTCCGATTTCAGCCAGAAATCTTTATTGGGGATATTGATCAGATTATCCGGTACTTTTTTCATCATCCAGCTCAGCCCAAAGAAAACTCCGCTCATGAAGACAAGCAGGGCAATGTCGAAAATTAGAGCCTTCGTTTTGTCGCTGTAACCATCAGGAACGCCGTCTGCTCCGTAATGAGTAGCGATTTTATCCGGAAGTTTTGGATAAAAATATATTGCCTGCAAGACCGCTAGAACCAGAAAAGCGATCAATATTAAAATTAAACGTTTGTCAGAATACATTCGATCTTCACACCTTTCCGGAGAATGCAAAAAAACGCCAGCAACCTTTCTGGAAAAATTAGAAATGAACTTTTTCTGAAATTAAAAATAATTCCCCGTCCAGGCGATGTAGGCCAGAATGAAAAATATCGCCACCGGGCAGATGAATCGGATGATGAACATCCACAGTTTTTTGTAAAAGAAAATATTCCCTTCTTGCTCGATTTCTTTAGCGACAGCGTGCACGCCCCACTTGTAACCGGCAAAAATGGAAATGAAAAACGCACCGATAGAAAGGGAGTAATTGCCAAACACGGCATTCATCATGTCCAGAAAACCAAAATCCTTACGGATGAGTGTGCTCAAAAACGAATTTGCTCCCAGGGACAGCGCCGAGGGAATGCCAATGATGAAAGTGATGATTCCCATCCAGATGACCGCTTTCTTCCGCGACCATTTGTGTTCATCGACAAAGTAGGCGACCGGCACCTCTAACAGCGAAATAGTCGAAGTCAGCGCCGCCACTGCCAGCAACAGAAAAATTCCCGCGCCAAAAATCATCCCGCCGGGCATTTTGGCGAAAATGGACGGCAGCACCACAAAAACCAATCCGGCGCCGCCTGCCGGATCCAATCCCATGGCAAAAAGAGCCGGGAATATCACCAATCCCGCCAGAATGGCAATGAGCGTGTCAAAAAGAGCCACGTAAGCCGCGGAAGTCACTAAATTATCTTTTTTGGAAATGTAACTGCCGTAGGTGATCATCGTCCCCATTCCCAGACTCAACGAAAACAGCGCCTGCCCCAGCGCTCGGGCAAATGTTGTCAACGACAATTTACTGAAATCCGGCTTAAGATAAAAGCTCAATCCGGCGCGCCCCCCCGGCAGCGTCACCGCACGAATCGCCAACAAGATGAGCAGCAAAAACAAAATTGGCATTAAGATTTTAGACCAGCGCTCAATTCCCGAGGACACGCCGCCCATGACGACCAACACTGTCAACCCGACAAACAGGAGCAACAAACTGATGGAAATGTACGGATTCGCGGTAAAAGATGTAAAAATCGCCGCCGATTCTTCGCCGGTAAGAACATGATTAAAATCGCCGAGAATAATTTTGACAAAATAACCGACAGTGTAACCAGCGATAACGGCATAAAATGAGAGGATACCGATGCCAGTCGCTACGCCCAGTCCGCCAACGTATTTCCAAAATGATTTGGGAAAAAGAACTTTGAAGGCGCCAACCGGATTTTTTTGCGTCCGCCTGCCGATGGAAAGCTCGGAAATCATCACCGGCAAACCGATCATCGCCACAAAAATCACGTAAATGAGAACAAAAACAGCGCCGCCATTTTGACCGGCAACATAAGGAAAACGCCAGATATTGCCCAACCCAATCGCAGAACCCGCTGCCGCTAAAACGAAACCAACTTTAGAGCCCCAATTTCCACGGTCTAATTCAGTAGAAGACACCGCTTCCTCCTGTGTTAGTCGATGAATTCACTCGTTTCTTTCGTCATTGAAAAATAAAGATTACCCCGATGCCGCACAGGTCAAATAGCAACCAAATTGTCGCTGCTTTCGCAAGCTAAAATCGATAGCTAAGCAGAATCGACACGCTCGCGGATTTTTCCTCGATCATCGGCTGTATTTGAAAATGAGAGAGATCCAGACTTTCATCGAAATCCGACATTTGCGCGTCAACGTAAGCGTCAGCCATACTAAAAAGCGTCACGCCGATAAGCCACCACACGGAAAGATTTCGATTGTTGATATAAAACTCCCGCTCGTTATCGGTGTGACTTTTCACAAGCTGCTGGTTTAAATAGATCGCGTTCGCCGCCAGGCCTGTCTGACCAAAAAAAATAACGACGGCTTTCAGTTTTTTGCCATTGTACCACTGACCCAGGCCCGGGAATATCAAAGAACGGACAAACGCGCCCGTCGGCGACTTGACCGCCAGTTTCAGCGTATCTGTTTTTTCGCTGCTTTGTGGCTTTTTTATTTGAACCGAGTCGGTGAGCGCTTGTTGACACCAGCCTTCTCCGAAAAAATTCCCGGACAAAAACACCATCATCAAAGCCGTTGTGCCAATTGCAAAATATTTCATAACAACGTTGCCACTTTTAGCGGGTCTTTGAATTTCTCACCCTCGCCGTTAAGGTAATCACGATAGTAATATTTGTAAAACTTATTCACTATTTTCTGTCCGTTTGGCTCCAGCGGCTTATTTTCAATGATATCCATCAAATCCTGAATGGTAAACTGGCTCATGAACTCCAGGTCTTCCTTGATCAAATGGTCCGAATGATCCTCTTCTTCTTTCGCCAAAATTTCAATCAATCGATCCAGCCGGATTTTTTTGAACGCGACAAACAAATCGCGATCAAGATGTTTCCCGACATTTTGCTCGATATTTTCCATCACATTTTCGAAATCCATGCGGTCGCGATAGGGCCGGCGCGAAGTCATGGCGTCAAAAATATCCACAATACTCAAAATTCGCGACTCCAACGGAATTTCATCGCCCGCCAAACCTTCGGGATAGCCGCTGCCGTCCAAGCGCTCGTGGTGTGCGCCGGCGATTTTCGGCAATTCTTTGAAATCCCGACTAAAATTAATTTTTTTCAAAATATTTCTGGTAATCGCCGGATGTTCCTGGATTTTGCAATATTCCTCAATCGTGAGACTGCTCTTTTTGTACAAAACTTGCTCGCGAATGGCGACTTTGCCGTAATCATGCAAAAGCGCCGCGTAGCGCAGCAGTTCTCTCCGCTTTTCCGGCAAGCCGATTATTTCGGCGATTTCCATGGAATATTGAGCAATGCGCTTGGAGTGACCCGCGGTCAGAGAATCTCTGGCGTCGATGGTGCTCGCCAAAGTCTCGACAAAACTGTCCAGCGTTTTTTTCTGCTCTTCGTAAAGTTGGGCATTTTCCAACTGCGTCGCCGCGATGGTAGAAATCACGTCCAGTAGTCCCTCATCCTCCCGCGTGAACGCGCCCTCGAATTTATTTAACACCTGAAAAACGCCGATAATTTCGTTCAACTTGTTCCGCATGGGAAAAGTCAACATGTTTCGCGTTTGGTAGCCGGTTTTCCTGTCAATATCCGGGTTAAAACGGGAATCAGCGTAAGCGTCGGGAATATTCAGCACATCGCCGGTTTTCGCAACATAGCCGGCAATGCCCAGGTGAGCGGGAAACCGAATTTCATTTTCGCCATGGGCAACTTTTGACCACAATTCATTTTTTTCTTTGTCAACTAAAAAAACAGTACACCGGTCAGCCTTCAGCGCTCGTTTCACCTCGTCCATAATCGTCACCAGAAGCCGGTTCAACTCCAACTCTTTGGAAATATTTCGCGTGACATTCAACAGTGTCGTCAACCGCTGATGTTCTTCTTTGTAGAATGCAAGTCTCTTTTCAAAGATCAGTTGCGGAATTTTTCCTTCACTCATGCTGTCATTTGACATCATCGTCTCCCTTAACTCCCTCCATTACCAATTATCTCGGTGAATTCCCTCCCAAATTTAATTTATTAAAATCCTTCCGCTTTTCCTCTGATAAAATTCATTCATCAATCTCCTCAAAATCCGCGTCCTCAACATCCGCGTTTTTCAAATCCAGCGGATCGGGATCTTTGACGCGTCCCTTGACCGTGGTGCGGTCCCCCTGAGAGCGAAAAAATAGCCCGACAAATTTGGCAATAAGCCAGATAATAACCCCGTAAATAAACATTCTAAATAACATTTGCTAAACCTTTTCTGTTAACCAACATACTCTGCGCGCTGTCCCTCCATGTTTCGAATCAACCCCACAATCGTTTCAAAATCTTCCCTTTTGGCGACAAAATCCATTTCCGTGGCATCGACGACCAACAATCGCGTGTCCGAATAATGGTTAAAAAATCGATTGTAAGCCTGATTCAGAGAAT is a window encoding:
- a CDS encoding NAD(P)/FAD-dependent oxidoreductase, which translates into the protein MKEMYDIVVVGAGPAGSTAARVAARNGASVLMLEKDREVGIPVRCAEAVGEIGMNRIVKLRPEWIANRIEGVRIIAPDGTRINVQHDEIGFILDRKKFDYDLARMAAEQGVEILTKAYVFDLIKENGFVSGVKFRYLDEEYSVRAKIVIGADGVESRVGRWAGLKTHLSLQDIETCAQMTITNIPLEKNYCDFYFGSDIAPGGYLWVFPKNENTANVGLGISGVEAKDKPPIEYLKKFVKEHFPEGAVLTTVAGGVPCAPLMKKMVGDGIMLVGDAARQAFPITGGGIYSGMLAAKIAGEVAVEAIKSGDWSEKILSRYQKLWEKEGGTDHKRAYRLKDPLFKLTDDDLNKTAAAVVKKPKEKHTIVTIFKIALLKKPKLIAEVLKLFLR
- a CDS encoding 4Fe-4S dicluster domain-containing protein, translating into MVQVKLDLCDFCGTCVSVCPVDAIELLEAMLLVDQDKCIDCMKCVIVCPLRALEGTE
- the ubiA gene encoding UbiA family prenyltransferase, whose product is MTDPKENKFLRYLDYFFIMRPTLFFPLWTFFLAGYYAAERTHPGGASARSPFFAVILLTLLMGAVFIVNQIVDEATDAKNDKLFFIAKGIISRSAAIKQATLLIVTTIFLASLSEIRLGVIFIVVAFFTGYLYSVKPFSWKDRPLLGLVTNFGGGWSIFVSGWLSSGNFNWEFAFQGLPYAIAIVAVFLLTTIPDIPGDMEVGKITFGAKYGVKKTTFWALIAELGCAGASLWQKEWILFFPSLAAMPLFLAAAIKNDEVSIARAIKFTVLFASLAVCVVFPVYFLALAANFYFSKWYYRKRFDLEYPKFAA
- a CDS encoding amidophosphoribosyltransferase; amino-acid sequence: MKQVFDDKLREKCAVMGVYNHPKAANLTYLGLYALQHRGQESSGIVSNDNGTFYKHINLGLVADVFSDVSNLKKLKGNIAIGHNRYSTTGSTKLVNAQPLVVSSKFGPMAISHNGNFVNSHALREELEEQGAIFQTTTDTEIVLHLTARSKKTTKVEKFIDSLDRIEGAFSLAILTQEMMIAVRDPWGFRPLCIGKKGDAYFVASESCALDIVDAEYLREIEPGEMVVFDKNGMTPHHLGRKVENKACIFEYIYFSRPDSRIFGEKVDKARRKLGKTLAREAPVEADRIISVPDSSNTAALGYAQETGVRFEIGLIRNHYIGRTFIHPVQSMRDFNVRIKFNPVKGVLKNKRIVIVEDSIVRGTTLRHLVRMVRNAGAKEIHIRVSSPPILYPCYYGMDFPTKEELIASTKSIEEIREYLEADSLHYLSIEGLLEAVPCQNCGYCTACFTGAYPIAPDRFAKKGQLENGIMDD
- a CDS encoding peroxiredoxin, with the translated sequence MEEEIKVGCARPTGGPVGEAAEKNPEQEEKSITEVQRMIKVGQKAPDFTAPAYFKGKFVNIKLSDYLGKWVVLCFYPGDFTFVUATEVSAVAEKFSEFQKLGVEVLSMSIDSVFVHKMWNDYELSKMVGGGIPFPMMSDTGGKVGTIYGVYDDAAGVETRGRFLIDPDGVIQGYEVLTPPVGRNVNETLRQIQAFQLVRKSKGAEATPSGWKPGKITLKPGPDLVGKVWEVWKTDMAFE
- a CDS encoding HDIG domain-containing protein, giving the protein MDREAAYALAKSRFKNKNLFKHVLAVEAVMRGLAAHFGEDEEKWGLAGLLHDLDYEETQHDPDRHTLITEELLAPYELDPEIIESIKAHNDKAPREKLICKAIYAADPVTGLIVAAALMHPDKKLKSVDVPFIMRRFKEKRFAAGANREQIQACSEMGLSLEEFLDIALKSMQNIDGELGL
- a CDS encoding DUF1648 domain-containing protein, which codes for MYSDKRLILILIAFLVLAVLQAIYFYPKLPDKIATHYGADGVPDGYSDKTKALIFDIALLVFMSGVFFGLSWMMKKVPDNLINIPNKDFWLKSENKPLTVKIISSFGLKVGIVTELFLLMLFQRIYSINISGSRLNSTNFWFGLLVYFVAIGFLVWQFYQFFQSKERINRFQR
- a CDS encoding sodium-dependent transporter, which produces MSSTELDRGNWGSKVGFVLAAAGSAIGLGNIWRFPYVAGQNGGAVFVLIYVIFVAMIGLPVMISELSIGRRTQKNPVGAFKVLFPKSFWKYVGGLGVATGIGILSFYAVIAGYTVGYFVKIILGDFNHVLTGEESAAIFTSFTANPYISISLLLLFVGLTVLVVMGGVSSGIERWSKILMPILFLLLILLAIRAVTLPGGRAGLSFYLKPDFSKLSLTTFARALGQALFSLSLGMGTMITYGSYISKKDNLVTSAAYVALFDTLIAILAGLVIFPALFAMGLDPAGGAGLVFVVLPSIFAKMPGGMIFGAGIFLLLAVAALTSTISLLEVPVAYFVDEHKWSRKKAVIWMGIITFIIGIPSALSLGANSFLSTLIRKDFGFLDMMNAVFGNYSLSIGAFFISIFAGYKWGVHAVAKEIEQEGNIFFYKKLWMFIIRFICPVAIFFILAYIAWTGNYF
- a CDS encoding HD domain-containing protein, producing the protein MMSNDSMSEGKIPQLIFEKRLAFYKEEHQRLTTLLNVTRNISKELELNRLLVTIMDEVKRALKADRCTVFLVDKEKNELWSKVAHGENEIRFPAHLGIAGYVAKTGDVLNIPDAYADSRFNPDIDRKTGYQTRNMLTFPMRNKLNEIIGVFQVLNKFEGAFTREDEGLLDVISTIAATQLENAQLYEEQKKTLDSFVETLASTIDARDSLTAGHSKRIAQYSMEIAEIIGLPEKRRELLRYAALLHDYGKVAIREQVLYKKSSLTIEEYCKIQEHPAITRNILKKINFSRDFKELPKIAGAHHERLDGSGYPEGLAGDEIPLESRILSIVDIFDAMTSRRPYRDRMDFENVMENIEQNVGKHLDRDLFVAFKKIRLDRLIEILAKEEEDHSDHLIKEDLEFMSQFTIQDLMDIIENKPLEPNGQKIVNKFYKYYYRDYLNGEGEKFKDPLKVATLL